From Dasypus novemcinctus isolate mDasNov1 chromosome 8, mDasNov1.1.hap2, whole genome shotgun sequence, the proteins below share one genomic window:
- the LOC101439518 gene encoding zinc finger protein 782-like isoform X2, with translation MASVSFRDVAVEFTQEEWQHLGPAQRTLYRDVMLENYSHLVSVGYCFTKPELIFALEQGEDPQLLEEFLYRSHIEHCHPEERIEKSSENQGKQLWQVLFTNNLLTTKQENISGTPCNLDINIFSSRVMPSECDTTRPTYLNLSSLASNCQYSRDKADEFNVSEKWLLNINNGRTNTGGKCFHYNKNMKAFSREEEYIQNQTIKSLGQGFEYSECGKTFHKKAAFVESKSAHTKVKPYNYNEYEKNLCDKSALISQNISKEDQSHHEFNEYKCNENMSNCSRITQLRRINKRGKTCRQKSYFREHQGILLEVKPFQYGDSFCHDSAFLVPQTTHTAEKSSDNTCREAFSYQAAFSVHQRTHVRAKSYECKEFGKPCSVNSRPVQSQKSHPREKPFECHECGKAFSKKYSLRIHQRTHTGEKPFECNECEKSFSLISGLKDHQRTHTGERPYKCDECGKAFKLKSGLRIHYRTHTGEKPYKCNRCGKAFGQISQLIVHQRTHTGEKPYKCNQCGESFSQKSNLRVHQRTHTGEKPYKCDECGKSFRQKSNLRGHQRTHTGEKPYNCNQCGESFSQKSILRVHQRTHTGEKPYECNECGKAFSDNSVLRKHQRTHTGEKPYKCNQCGESFSQTSNLRVHQRTHTGEKPYKCDECWKTFSQKSSLREHQKSHTGDSTYEYK, from the exons GCCTCAGTGTCGTTCAGGGACGTGGCTGTGGAGTTCACCCAGGAGGAGTGGCAGCACCTGGGCCCTGCTCAGAGGACCCTGTACagagatgtgatgctggagaactaCAGCCACCTCGTCTCAGTGG GGTACTGCTTTACAAAACCAGAACTGATCTTTGCATTGGAACAAGGAGAAGACCCACAGTTATTAGAAGAATTTCTATACAGGAGCCACATAG aaCACTGCCATCCTGAGGAACGCATAGAGAAGAGCTCAGAAAATCAAGGCAAACAATTGTGGCAAGTTTTATTCACCAACAACTTATTAACTACCAAACAAGAGAACATCTCAGGAACACCATGTAATCTGGACATAAACATATTTTCTTCAAGAGTAATGCCTTCTGAATGTGACACCACAAGACCTACTTACCTTAATCTAAGCTCATTGGCCTCGAATTGTCAATACTCAAGAGATAAGGCTGATGAATTTAATGTATCTGAGAAATGGCTCCTCAATATTAACAATGGCAGAACTAATACTGGAGGTAAatgttttcattataataaaaatatgaaagccTTCAGTCGTGAggaggaatatattcagaatcaGACAATTAAGAGTTTGGGGCAAGGTTTTGAGTATTCTGAATGTGGAAAAACTTTCCATAAGAAGGCTGCCTTTGTTGAATCCAAGAGTGCTCACACAAAAGTAAAACCTTACAATTATAATGAATATGAGAAAAACCTATGTGATAAGTCTGCACTTATCTCTCAGAACATTTCTAAAGAGGATCAGAGTCACCATGaatttaatgaatataaatgtaatgaaaataTGAGCAATTGCAGTAGGATCACTCAACTTCGAAGGATtaataaaagagggaaaacatGCCGTCAAAAATCATACTTTAGAGAACATCAAGGAATTCTTCTAGAAGTGAAACCATTTCAGTATGGAGATAGTTTCTGCCATGATTCAGCCTTTCTGGTACCTCAGACAACTCACACAGCAGAGAAATCCTCTGATAACACATGTAGAGAGGCATTTAGCTACCAGGCAGCTTTCAGTGTACATCAAAGAACTCATGTAAGGGCAAAATCCTATGAATGTAAGGAATTTGGAAAACCTTGCTCTGTGAATTCACGCCCAGTTCAGTCTCAGAAAAGTCATCCAAGGGAGAAACCCTTTGAATGTCATGAATGTGGGAAGGCTTTCAGTAAGAAGTACAGTCTAAGAatacatcagagaactcacacaggCGAGAAACCctttgaatgtaatgaatgtgaaaAATCTTTCAGTCTTATATCAGGCCTAAAGGatcatcagagaactcacacaggGGAAAGACCATATAAATGTgatgaatgtgggaaagctttcaaactgaAGTCAGGCCTAAGAATACATTATAGAACTCACACAGgggagaaaccctataaatgtaaTAGGTGTGGGAAAGCTTTTGGTCAGATATCCCAACTCATAgtacatcagagaactcacacaggGGAAAAACCCTATAAATGTAATCAGTGTGGAGAATCTTTCAGCCAGAAATCAAATCTCAGAGTACaccagagaactcacactggggagaaaccctataaatgtgaTGAATGTGGGAAATCTTTTAGGCAGAAATCAAATCTCAGAggacatcagagaactcacacaggagagaaaccctataatTGTAATCAATGTGGAGAATCTTTTagtcagaaatcaatcctcagagtacatcagagaactcacacaggggagaaaccttatgaatgtaatgaatgtggaaaagctttcagtgaTAATTCAGTCTTAAGAaaacatcagagaactcacacaggagagaaaccgtATAAGTGTAATCAGTGTGGAGAATCTTTTAGCCAGACGTCAAATCTCAGAGtgcatcagagaactcacacaggGGAGAAGCCCTACAAATGTGATGAATGTTGGAAAACTTTCAGCCAGAAATCAAGCCTGAGAGAACATCAGAAATCCCATACAGGGGATTCAACATACGAATATAAATAA
- the LOC101439518 gene encoding zinc finger protein 782-like isoform X5 codes for MKKSQASVSFRDVAVEFTQEEWQHLGPAQRTLYRDVMLENYSHLVSVEHCHPEERIEKSSENQGKQLWQVLFTNNLLTTKQENISGTPCNLDINIFSSRVMPSECDTTRPTYLNLSSLASNCQYSRDKADEFNVSEKWLLNINNGRTNTGGKCFHYNKNMKAFSREEEYIQNQTIKSLGQGFEYSECGKTFHKKAAFVESKSAHTKVKPYNYNEYEKNLCDKSALISQNISKEDQSHHEFNEYKCNENMSNCSRITQLRRINKRGKTCRQKSYFREHQGILLEVKPFQYGDSFCHDSAFLVPQTTHTAEKSSDNTCREAFSYQAAFSVHQRTHVRAKSYECKEFGKPCSVNSRPVQSQKSHPREKPFECHECGKAFSKKYSLRIHQRTHTGEKPFECNECEKSFSLISGLKDHQRTHTGERPYKCDECGKAFKLKSGLRIHYRTHTGEKPYKCNRCGKAFGQISQLIVHQRTHTGEKPYKCNQCGESFSQKSNLRVHQRTHTGEKPYKCDECGKSFRQKSNLRGHQRTHTGEKPYNCNQCGESFSQKSILRVHQRTHTGEKPYECNECGKAFSDNSVLRKHQRTHTGEKPYKCNQCGESFSQTSNLRVHQRTHTGEKPYKCDECWKTFSQKSSLREHQKSHTGDSTYEYK; via the exons GCCTCAGTGTCGTTCAGGGACGTGGCTGTGGAGTTCACCCAGGAGGAGTGGCAGCACCTGGGCCCTGCTCAGAGGACCCTGTACagagatgtgatgctggagaactaCAGCCACCTCGTCTCAGTGG aaCACTGCCATCCTGAGGAACGCATAGAGAAGAGCTCAGAAAATCAAGGCAAACAATTGTGGCAAGTTTTATTCACCAACAACTTATTAACTACCAAACAAGAGAACATCTCAGGAACACCATGTAATCTGGACATAAACATATTTTCTTCAAGAGTAATGCCTTCTGAATGTGACACCACAAGACCTACTTACCTTAATCTAAGCTCATTGGCCTCGAATTGTCAATACTCAAGAGATAAGGCTGATGAATTTAATGTATCTGAGAAATGGCTCCTCAATATTAACAATGGCAGAACTAATACTGGAGGTAAatgttttcattataataaaaatatgaaagccTTCAGTCGTGAggaggaatatattcagaatcaGACAATTAAGAGTTTGGGGCAAGGTTTTGAGTATTCTGAATGTGGAAAAACTTTCCATAAGAAGGCTGCCTTTGTTGAATCCAAGAGTGCTCACACAAAAGTAAAACCTTACAATTATAATGAATATGAGAAAAACCTATGTGATAAGTCTGCACTTATCTCTCAGAACATTTCTAAAGAGGATCAGAGTCACCATGaatttaatgaatataaatgtaatgaaaataTGAGCAATTGCAGTAGGATCACTCAACTTCGAAGGATtaataaaagagggaaaacatGCCGTCAAAAATCATACTTTAGAGAACATCAAGGAATTCTTCTAGAAGTGAAACCATTTCAGTATGGAGATAGTTTCTGCCATGATTCAGCCTTTCTGGTACCTCAGACAACTCACACAGCAGAGAAATCCTCTGATAACACATGTAGAGAGGCATTTAGCTACCAGGCAGCTTTCAGTGTACATCAAAGAACTCATGTAAGGGCAAAATCCTATGAATGTAAGGAATTTGGAAAACCTTGCTCTGTGAATTCACGCCCAGTTCAGTCTCAGAAAAGTCATCCAAGGGAGAAACCCTTTGAATGTCATGAATGTGGGAAGGCTTTCAGTAAGAAGTACAGTCTAAGAatacatcagagaactcacacaggCGAGAAACCctttgaatgtaatgaatgtgaaaAATCTTTCAGTCTTATATCAGGCCTAAAGGatcatcagagaactcacacaggGGAAAGACCATATAAATGTgatgaatgtgggaaagctttcaaactgaAGTCAGGCCTAAGAATACATTATAGAACTCACACAGgggagaaaccctataaatgtaaTAGGTGTGGGAAAGCTTTTGGTCAGATATCCCAACTCATAgtacatcagagaactcacacaggGGAAAAACCCTATAAATGTAATCAGTGTGGAGAATCTTTCAGCCAGAAATCAAATCTCAGAGTACaccagagaactcacactggggagaaaccctataaatgtgaTGAATGTGGGAAATCTTTTAGGCAGAAATCAAATCTCAGAggacatcagagaactcacacaggagagaaaccctataatTGTAATCAATGTGGAGAATCTTTTagtcagaaatcaatcctcagagtacatcagagaactcacacaggggagaaaccttatgaatgtaatgaatgtggaaaagctttcagtgaTAATTCAGTCTTAAGAaaacatcagagaactcacacaggagagaaaccgtATAAGTGTAATCAGTGTGGAGAATCTTTTAGCCAGACGTCAAATCTCAGAGtgcatcagagaactcacacaggGGAGAAGCCCTACAAATGTGATGAATGTTGGAAAACTTTCAGCCAGAAATCAAGCCTGAGAGAACATCAGAAATCCCATACAGGGGATTCAACATACGAATATAAATAA
- the LOC101439518 gene encoding zinc finger protein 782-like isoform X1, which translates to MKKSQASVSFRDVAVEFTQEEWQHLGPAQRTLYRDVMLENYSHLVSVGYCFTKPELIFALEQGEDPQLLEEFLYRSHIEHCHPEERIEKSSENQGKQLWQVLFTNNLLTTKQENISGTPCNLDINIFSSRVMPSECDTTRPTYLNLSSLASNCQYSRDKADEFNVSEKWLLNINNGRTNTGGKCFHYNKNMKAFSREEEYIQNQTIKSLGQGFEYSECGKTFHKKAAFVESKSAHTKVKPYNYNEYEKNLCDKSALISQNISKEDQSHHEFNEYKCNENMSNCSRITQLRRINKRGKTCRQKSYFREHQGILLEVKPFQYGDSFCHDSAFLVPQTTHTAEKSSDNTCREAFSYQAAFSVHQRTHVRAKSYECKEFGKPCSVNSRPVQSQKSHPREKPFECHECGKAFSKKYSLRIHQRTHTGEKPFECNECEKSFSLISGLKDHQRTHTGERPYKCDECGKAFKLKSGLRIHYRTHTGEKPYKCNRCGKAFGQISQLIVHQRTHTGEKPYKCNQCGESFSQKSNLRVHQRTHTGEKPYKCDECGKSFRQKSNLRGHQRTHTGEKPYNCNQCGESFSQKSILRVHQRTHTGEKPYECNECGKAFSDNSVLRKHQRTHTGEKPYKCNQCGESFSQTSNLRVHQRTHTGEKPYKCDECWKTFSQKSSLREHQKSHTGDSTYEYK; encoded by the exons GCCTCAGTGTCGTTCAGGGACGTGGCTGTGGAGTTCACCCAGGAGGAGTGGCAGCACCTGGGCCCTGCTCAGAGGACCCTGTACagagatgtgatgctggagaactaCAGCCACCTCGTCTCAGTGG GGTACTGCTTTACAAAACCAGAACTGATCTTTGCATTGGAACAAGGAGAAGACCCACAGTTATTAGAAGAATTTCTATACAGGAGCCACATAG aaCACTGCCATCCTGAGGAACGCATAGAGAAGAGCTCAGAAAATCAAGGCAAACAATTGTGGCAAGTTTTATTCACCAACAACTTATTAACTACCAAACAAGAGAACATCTCAGGAACACCATGTAATCTGGACATAAACATATTTTCTTCAAGAGTAATGCCTTCTGAATGTGACACCACAAGACCTACTTACCTTAATCTAAGCTCATTGGCCTCGAATTGTCAATACTCAAGAGATAAGGCTGATGAATTTAATGTATCTGAGAAATGGCTCCTCAATATTAACAATGGCAGAACTAATACTGGAGGTAAatgttttcattataataaaaatatgaaagccTTCAGTCGTGAggaggaatatattcagaatcaGACAATTAAGAGTTTGGGGCAAGGTTTTGAGTATTCTGAATGTGGAAAAACTTTCCATAAGAAGGCTGCCTTTGTTGAATCCAAGAGTGCTCACACAAAAGTAAAACCTTACAATTATAATGAATATGAGAAAAACCTATGTGATAAGTCTGCACTTATCTCTCAGAACATTTCTAAAGAGGATCAGAGTCACCATGaatttaatgaatataaatgtaatgaaaataTGAGCAATTGCAGTAGGATCACTCAACTTCGAAGGATtaataaaagagggaaaacatGCCGTCAAAAATCATACTTTAGAGAACATCAAGGAATTCTTCTAGAAGTGAAACCATTTCAGTATGGAGATAGTTTCTGCCATGATTCAGCCTTTCTGGTACCTCAGACAACTCACACAGCAGAGAAATCCTCTGATAACACATGTAGAGAGGCATTTAGCTACCAGGCAGCTTTCAGTGTACATCAAAGAACTCATGTAAGGGCAAAATCCTATGAATGTAAGGAATTTGGAAAACCTTGCTCTGTGAATTCACGCCCAGTTCAGTCTCAGAAAAGTCATCCAAGGGAGAAACCCTTTGAATGTCATGAATGTGGGAAGGCTTTCAGTAAGAAGTACAGTCTAAGAatacatcagagaactcacacaggCGAGAAACCctttgaatgtaatgaatgtgaaaAATCTTTCAGTCTTATATCAGGCCTAAAGGatcatcagagaactcacacaggGGAAAGACCATATAAATGTgatgaatgtgggaaagctttcaaactgaAGTCAGGCCTAAGAATACATTATAGAACTCACACAGgggagaaaccctataaatgtaaTAGGTGTGGGAAAGCTTTTGGTCAGATATCCCAACTCATAgtacatcagagaactcacacaggGGAAAAACCCTATAAATGTAATCAGTGTGGAGAATCTTTCAGCCAGAAATCAAATCTCAGAGTACaccagagaactcacactggggagaaaccctataaatgtgaTGAATGTGGGAAATCTTTTAGGCAGAAATCAAATCTCAGAggacatcagagaactcacacaggagagaaaccctataatTGTAATCAATGTGGAGAATCTTTTagtcagaaatcaatcctcagagtacatcagagaactcacacaggggagaaaccttatgaatgtaatgaatgtggaaaagctttcagtgaTAATTCAGTCTTAAGAaaacatcagagaactcacacaggagagaaaccgtATAAGTGTAATCAGTGTGGAGAATCTTTTAGCCAGACGTCAAATCTCAGAGtgcatcagagaactcacacaggGGAGAAGCCCTACAAATGTGATGAATGTTGGAAAACTTTCAGCCAGAAATCAAGCCTGAGAGAACATCAGAAATCCCATACAGGGGATTCAACATACGAATATAAATAA
- the LOC101439518 gene encoding zinc finger protein 782-like isoform X6 translates to MASVSFRDVAVEFTQEEWQHLGPAQRTLYRDVMLENYSHLVSVEHCHPEERIEKSSENQGKQLWQVLFTNNLLTTKQENISGTPCNLDINIFSSRVMPSECDTTRPTYLNLSSLASNCQYSRDKADEFNVSEKWLLNINNGRTNTGGKCFHYNKNMKAFSREEEYIQNQTIKSLGQGFEYSECGKTFHKKAAFVESKSAHTKVKPYNYNEYEKNLCDKSALISQNISKEDQSHHEFNEYKCNENMSNCSRITQLRRINKRGKTCRQKSYFREHQGILLEVKPFQYGDSFCHDSAFLVPQTTHTAEKSSDNTCREAFSYQAAFSVHQRTHVRAKSYECKEFGKPCSVNSRPVQSQKSHPREKPFECHECGKAFSKKYSLRIHQRTHTGEKPFECNECEKSFSLISGLKDHQRTHTGERPYKCDECGKAFKLKSGLRIHYRTHTGEKPYKCNRCGKAFGQISQLIVHQRTHTGEKPYKCNQCGESFSQKSNLRVHQRTHTGEKPYKCDECGKSFRQKSNLRGHQRTHTGEKPYNCNQCGESFSQKSILRVHQRTHTGEKPYECNECGKAFSDNSVLRKHQRTHTGEKPYKCNQCGESFSQTSNLRVHQRTHTGEKPYKCDECWKTFSQKSSLREHQKSHTGDSTYEYK, encoded by the exons GCCTCAGTGTCGTTCAGGGACGTGGCTGTGGAGTTCACCCAGGAGGAGTGGCAGCACCTGGGCCCTGCTCAGAGGACCCTGTACagagatgtgatgctggagaactaCAGCCACCTCGTCTCAGTGG aaCACTGCCATCCTGAGGAACGCATAGAGAAGAGCTCAGAAAATCAAGGCAAACAATTGTGGCAAGTTTTATTCACCAACAACTTATTAACTACCAAACAAGAGAACATCTCAGGAACACCATGTAATCTGGACATAAACATATTTTCTTCAAGAGTAATGCCTTCTGAATGTGACACCACAAGACCTACTTACCTTAATCTAAGCTCATTGGCCTCGAATTGTCAATACTCAAGAGATAAGGCTGATGAATTTAATGTATCTGAGAAATGGCTCCTCAATATTAACAATGGCAGAACTAATACTGGAGGTAAatgttttcattataataaaaatatgaaagccTTCAGTCGTGAggaggaatatattcagaatcaGACAATTAAGAGTTTGGGGCAAGGTTTTGAGTATTCTGAATGTGGAAAAACTTTCCATAAGAAGGCTGCCTTTGTTGAATCCAAGAGTGCTCACACAAAAGTAAAACCTTACAATTATAATGAATATGAGAAAAACCTATGTGATAAGTCTGCACTTATCTCTCAGAACATTTCTAAAGAGGATCAGAGTCACCATGaatttaatgaatataaatgtaatgaaaataTGAGCAATTGCAGTAGGATCACTCAACTTCGAAGGATtaataaaagagggaaaacatGCCGTCAAAAATCATACTTTAGAGAACATCAAGGAATTCTTCTAGAAGTGAAACCATTTCAGTATGGAGATAGTTTCTGCCATGATTCAGCCTTTCTGGTACCTCAGACAACTCACACAGCAGAGAAATCCTCTGATAACACATGTAGAGAGGCATTTAGCTACCAGGCAGCTTTCAGTGTACATCAAAGAACTCATGTAAGGGCAAAATCCTATGAATGTAAGGAATTTGGAAAACCTTGCTCTGTGAATTCACGCCCAGTTCAGTCTCAGAAAAGTCATCCAAGGGAGAAACCCTTTGAATGTCATGAATGTGGGAAGGCTTTCAGTAAGAAGTACAGTCTAAGAatacatcagagaactcacacaggCGAGAAACCctttgaatgtaatgaatgtgaaaAATCTTTCAGTCTTATATCAGGCCTAAAGGatcatcagagaactcacacaggGGAAAGACCATATAAATGTgatgaatgtgggaaagctttcaaactgaAGTCAGGCCTAAGAATACATTATAGAACTCACACAGgggagaaaccctataaatgtaaTAGGTGTGGGAAAGCTTTTGGTCAGATATCCCAACTCATAgtacatcagagaactcacacaggGGAAAAACCCTATAAATGTAATCAGTGTGGAGAATCTTTCAGCCAGAAATCAAATCTCAGAGTACaccagagaactcacactggggagaaaccctataaatgtgaTGAATGTGGGAAATCTTTTAGGCAGAAATCAAATCTCAGAggacatcagagaactcacacaggagagaaaccctataatTGTAATCAATGTGGAGAATCTTTTagtcagaaatcaatcctcagagtacatcagagaactcacacaggggagaaaccttatgaatgtaatgaatgtggaaaagctttcagtgaTAATTCAGTCTTAAGAaaacatcagagaactcacacaggagagaaaccgtATAAGTGTAATCAGTGTGGAGAATCTTTTAGCCAGACGTCAAATCTCAGAGtgcatcagagaactcacacaggGGAGAAGCCCTACAAATGTGATGAATGTTGGAAAACTTTCAGCCAGAAATCAAGCCTGAGAGAACATCAGAAATCCCATACAGGGGATTCAACATACGAATATAAATAA
- the LOC101439518 gene encoding zinc finger protein 782-like isoform X4 has protein sequence MDRNGETEAESVLIPLQKGVGYCFTKPELIFALEQGEDPQLLEEFLYRSHIEHCHPEERIEKSSENQGKQLWQVLFTNNLLTTKQENISGTPCNLDINIFSSRVMPSECDTTRPTYLNLSSLASNCQYSRDKADEFNVSEKWLLNINNGRTNTGGKCFHYNKNMKAFSREEEYIQNQTIKSLGQGFEYSECGKTFHKKAAFVESKSAHTKVKPYNYNEYEKNLCDKSALISQNISKEDQSHHEFNEYKCNENMSNCSRITQLRRINKRGKTCRQKSYFREHQGILLEVKPFQYGDSFCHDSAFLVPQTTHTAEKSSDNTCREAFSYQAAFSVHQRTHVRAKSYECKEFGKPCSVNSRPVQSQKSHPREKPFECHECGKAFSKKYSLRIHQRTHTGEKPFECNECEKSFSLISGLKDHQRTHTGERPYKCDECGKAFKLKSGLRIHYRTHTGEKPYKCNRCGKAFGQISQLIVHQRTHTGEKPYKCNQCGESFSQKSNLRVHQRTHTGEKPYKCDECGKSFRQKSNLRGHQRTHTGEKPYNCNQCGESFSQKSILRVHQRTHTGEKPYECNECGKAFSDNSVLRKHQRTHTGEKPYKCNQCGESFSQTSNLRVHQRTHTGEKPYKCDECWKTFSQKSSLREHQKSHTGDSTYEYK, from the exons ATGGATCGCAATGGGGAAACAGAAGCTGAATCAGTCCTCATCCCCCTGCAGAAAGGAGTGG GGTACTGCTTTACAAAACCAGAACTGATCTTTGCATTGGAACAAGGAGAAGACCCACAGTTATTAGAAGAATTTCTATACAGGAGCCACATAG aaCACTGCCATCCTGAGGAACGCATAGAGAAGAGCTCAGAAAATCAAGGCAAACAATTGTGGCAAGTTTTATTCACCAACAACTTATTAACTACCAAACAAGAGAACATCTCAGGAACACCATGTAATCTGGACATAAACATATTTTCTTCAAGAGTAATGCCTTCTGAATGTGACACCACAAGACCTACTTACCTTAATCTAAGCTCATTGGCCTCGAATTGTCAATACTCAAGAGATAAGGCTGATGAATTTAATGTATCTGAGAAATGGCTCCTCAATATTAACAATGGCAGAACTAATACTGGAGGTAAatgttttcattataataaaaatatgaaagccTTCAGTCGTGAggaggaatatattcagaatcaGACAATTAAGAGTTTGGGGCAAGGTTTTGAGTATTCTGAATGTGGAAAAACTTTCCATAAGAAGGCTGCCTTTGTTGAATCCAAGAGTGCTCACACAAAAGTAAAACCTTACAATTATAATGAATATGAGAAAAACCTATGTGATAAGTCTGCACTTATCTCTCAGAACATTTCTAAAGAGGATCAGAGTCACCATGaatttaatgaatataaatgtaatgaaaataTGAGCAATTGCAGTAGGATCACTCAACTTCGAAGGATtaataaaagagggaaaacatGCCGTCAAAAATCATACTTTAGAGAACATCAAGGAATTCTTCTAGAAGTGAAACCATTTCAGTATGGAGATAGTTTCTGCCATGATTCAGCCTTTCTGGTACCTCAGACAACTCACACAGCAGAGAAATCCTCTGATAACACATGTAGAGAGGCATTTAGCTACCAGGCAGCTTTCAGTGTACATCAAAGAACTCATGTAAGGGCAAAATCCTATGAATGTAAGGAATTTGGAAAACCTTGCTCTGTGAATTCACGCCCAGTTCAGTCTCAGAAAAGTCATCCAAGGGAGAAACCCTTTGAATGTCATGAATGTGGGAAGGCTTTCAGTAAGAAGTACAGTCTAAGAatacatcagagaactcacacaggCGAGAAACCctttgaatgtaatgaatgtgaaaAATCTTTCAGTCTTATATCAGGCCTAAAGGatcatcagagaactcacacaggGGAAAGACCATATAAATGTgatgaatgtgggaaagctttcaaactgaAGTCAGGCCTAAGAATACATTATAGAACTCACACAGgggagaaaccctataaatgtaaTAGGTGTGGGAAAGCTTTTGGTCAGATATCCCAACTCATAgtacatcagagaactcacacaggGGAAAAACCCTATAAATGTAATCAGTGTGGAGAATCTTTCAGCCAGAAATCAAATCTCAGAGTACaccagagaactcacactggggagaaaccctataaatgtgaTGAATGTGGGAAATCTTTTAGGCAGAAATCAAATCTCAGAggacatcagagaactcacacaggagagaaaccctataatTGTAATCAATGTGGAGAATCTTTTagtcagaaatcaatcctcagagtacatcagagaactcacacaggggagaaaccttatgaatgtaatgaatgtggaaaagctttcagtgaTAATTCAGTCTTAAGAaaacatcagagaactcacacaggagagaaaccgtATAAGTGTAATCAGTGTGGAGAATCTTTTAGCCAGACGTCAAATCTCAGAGtgcatcagagaactcacacaggGGAGAAGCCCTACAAATGTGATGAATGTTGGAAAACTTTCAGCCAGAAATCAAGCCTGAGAGAACATCAGAAATCCCATACAGGGGATTCAACATACGAATATAAATAA